One genomic window of Thermococcus sp. includes the following:
- a CDS encoding ATPase: MRVLLKPLFDAELPSGFEDILKAKLSGREVRTGVEVEVELLGKPLKFRVLLAEPSPLRIGSGVNLEIVGGALEVLDMEFDDPVEGVLPFGKGFVVMFPRRVLILNQNGQKIYSDEFGELNSVNVSEDVVVVVHDRSKIRIVKP, translated from the coding sequence ATGAGGGTCCTACTGAAACCGCTCTTTGATGCGGAGCTTCCCTCGGGCTTTGAAGACATCCTAAAGGCCAAACTCTCTGGCAGAGAAGTTAGAACGGGGGTTGAAGTAGAAGTTGAACTTCTTGGGAAACCCCTCAAGTTCAGGGTTCTCCTAGCCGAACCCTCCCCGCTGAGAATCGGGAGTGGGGTGAATTTGGAGATAGTGGGTGGAGCCCTTGAGGTTTTAGATATGGAGTTCGATGACCCCGTTGAGGGAGTACTGCCCTTTGGAAAGGGTTTCGTCGTGATGTTCCCCCGGCGGGTTCTGATATTGAACCAAAATGGGCAAAAGATTTATAGTGATGAGTTCGGTGAACTTAACAGTGTTAACGTATCCGAAGACGTGGTGGTGGTAGTTCATGACCGGAGTAAAATCCGAATCGTTAAGCCTTGA
- a CDS encoding potassium channel family protein, whose amino-acid sequence MDEFDDIRNCLIEMKDLSALMIDLAFSSVMYNSMDIAEEVYLLEERMDDLTLKVKRLALRAAKKEEDPESMLSIMDLADINERISDAAYGVADIILRDIEPHPIILSIMEDTDEELGRVTVRRGSVLAGKTLKQLKLPSKIGTRILAIKRGTRYIYNPGKDDTVEEGDVLIAVGSDLDRLRGLAGEEVEED is encoded by the coding sequence ATGGATGAGTTCGACGACATCAGAAACTGCCTAATTGAGATGAAGGACCTCTCAGCCCTTATGATAGACCTGGCCTTCTCATCTGTGATGTACAACAGCATGGACATAGCTGAGGAGGTCTACCTCCTGGAGGAGCGGATGGATGATTTAACGCTTAAAGTTAAGAGGCTCGCACTTCGGGCGGCCAAGAAGGAGGAGGACCCAGAAAGCATGCTCAGCATAATGGATCTCGCCGACATAAACGAGCGCATTAGCGACGCTGCCTACGGTGTGGCCGATATAATCCTCCGCGATATAGAACCCCATCCCATCATCCTGAGCATAATGGAGGACACCGACGAGGAGCTCGGAAGGGTAACCGTGAGGCGGGGATCGGTCCTCGCGGGAAAGACCCTTAAGCAGCTCAAGCTCCCGAGCAAGATAGGCACGAGGATACTCGCCATAAAGCGTGGAACCCGTTACATCTACAACCCTGGCAAGGATGACACTGTGGAGGAAGGCGACGTCCTGATAGCGGTTGGTTCCGACCTAGACAGGCTGAGGGGACTTGCCGGCGAAGAGGTGGAGGAAGACTGA
- the nth gene encoding endonuclease III: MTGVKSESLSLEGFTFEESWQEKKKRAERIVEVLMKTHPREKLLIGDPYRTLVHCIISQRMRDEVTYKVWRELFRRYGGIKRIANTPVEEMREFLRGRGVGLWKTKGEWIVKASGIILNKYGGKVPDDIKELMKLPGIGRKCANIVLAYGFGRQAIPVDTHVNRISKRLGLAPPRIQPEKVEEYLMELIPRDKWIYVNHAMVDHGKSICRPVGPRCGECPLKELCPYAGGLVNDADLKGNRRG, from the coding sequence ATGACCGGAGTAAAATCCGAATCGTTAAGCCTTGAGGGATTCACCTTCGAAGAGAGCTGGCAGGAGAAGAAAAAGCGAGCCGAGCGAATAGTGGAGGTTCTGATGAAAACGCACCCCCGGGAGAAGCTTCTCATAGGGGATCCCTACAGAACGCTCGTCCACTGCATAATCTCTCAGCGCATGAGGGACGAGGTAACCTACAAAGTGTGGAGGGAGCTTTTCAGGAGATATGGGGGTATTAAGAGGATAGCTAACACGCCGGTTGAGGAAATGCGCGAGTTCCTGAGGGGAAGGGGCGTCGGCCTCTGGAAGACGAAGGGGGAGTGGATTGTGAAGGCATCGGGGATAATCCTCAATAAGTACGGTGGGAAGGTTCCCGATGACATCAAAGAGCTCATGAAGTTGCCCGGCATAGGGCGGAAGTGTGCTAACATCGTTCTGGCCTATGGTTTTGGGAGGCAGGCAATTCCCGTTGATACTCATGTGAATAGGATAAGCAAGCGTCTCGGCCTTGCTCCTCCAAGGATTCAACCTGAGAAGGTCGAGGAATACCTGATGGAGCTTATCCCAAGGGACAAGTGGATCTACGTGAACCACGCGATGGTGGACCACGGGAAGAGCATATGCAGACCTGTGGGACCGAGGTGCGGGGAATGCCCGTTGAAGGAGCTGTGTCCGTACGCCGGGGGACTTGTAAATGATGCGGATCTAAAGGGAAATCGGAGAGGGTAA
- a CDS encoding potassium channel family protein yields the protein MEEWDEVEVPNNVKDIFVEMKNTAELMVDLAYSAALFREKEIAEEVLELEEYLDILNYNLMVRAVLAARNIKEAEQITSILQMARSIDDISNAAADLAKMVIEEKLHRLITEVIMESEETIGRVMVSPDSYLVGKSLEELDIPTNTGVWVVAIRRGKRWIFDPDEDTKIMPGDIIIGRGTRTALDYLKEIARGIIKVMPNG from the coding sequence GTGGAGGAGTGGGACGAGGTTGAGGTTCCAAACAACGTCAAGGACATCTTTGTCGAGATGAAGAACACGGCGGAACTCATGGTTGATCTCGCGTACTCCGCCGCCCTGTTCAGGGAAAAGGAAATAGCCGAAGAGGTTCTTGAGCTGGAGGAATACCTCGACATACTCAACTACAATCTCATGGTTAGGGCCGTTCTGGCGGCCAGAAACATCAAGGAAGCGGAACAAATAACCTCCATTCTCCAGATGGCCAGATCAATAGACGACATATCTAACGCGGCCGCCGATCTTGCCAAGATGGTCATCGAGGAGAAGCTGCACAGGCTCATAACGGAAGTCATAATGGAGAGTGAGGAAACCATAGGAAGGGTGATGGTCTCCCCGGATTCTTACTTGGTCGGGAAAAGCCTGGAAGAACTTGATATCCCAACCAACACAGGGGTATGGGTGGTGGCCATAAGGCGCGGAAAGCGCTGGATTTTCGACCCAGACGAGGATACGAAAATTATGCCCGGCGATATAATCATCGGCAGGGGTACAAGAACGGCACTGGATTACCTCAAGGAGATAGCGAGGGGTATCATAAAGGTGATGCCCAATGGATGA